Proteins co-encoded in one Limimonas halophila genomic window:
- a CDS encoding HAD family hydrolase, protein MSARPQAVTLALHGALLDRDSGVAAALAPWAERHGVEADVGPLVAAFHRHEPRRLRENPELRYPDVLELVFADLARDFGVTPTGAEAAAFGESVGDWPLFAESAEALGALQRHVHVALVANIDRATFTSVAGRLGGQPDVLVTAEDAGAYKPERAPFEMALDWLSEIGVGFDAVLHTGEARDADIAPARAMGLRTCRIDRADEGAGEADWRVGSLNELVAAIRQM, encoded by the coding sequence ATGAGCGCCCGCCCGCAGGCCGTCACGCTCGCCCTGCACGGCGCGCTGCTCGACCGCGACAGCGGGGTGGCGGCGGCGCTCGCGCCCTGGGCGGAGCGGCACGGCGTCGAGGCCGATGTGGGGCCGCTGGTGGCCGCCTTCCACCGCCACGAGCCGCGCCGCCTGCGCGAGAACCCCGAGCTGCGCTACCCGGACGTCCTCGAACTGGTATTCGCGGATCTCGCGCGGGATTTCGGCGTCACGCCCACGGGCGCGGAGGCGGCGGCGTTCGGTGAGTCCGTGGGCGACTGGCCGCTCTTCGCCGAGAGCGCCGAGGCGTTGGGCGCGCTTCAGCGCCACGTCCACGTGGCCCTGGTCGCCAACATCGACCGCGCCACCTTCACGTCCGTCGCCGGGCGGCTGGGCGGGCAGCCCGACGTGCTCGTGACGGCGGAGGATGCGGGCGCCTACAAGCCCGAGCGCGCGCCCTTCGAGATGGCGCTGGACTGGCTGAGCGAGATCGGCGTGGGCTTCGACGCCGTGCTGCACACGGGCGAGGCGCGCGACGCCGACATCGCGCCGGCGCGGGCCATGGGGCTGCGCACCTGCCGCATCGACCGCGCGGACGAGGGGGCGGGCGAGGCGGACTGGCGGGTGGGCTCGCTCAACGAGCTGGTGGCGGCGATCCGTCAGATGTGA
- a CDS encoding acyl CoA:acetate/3-ketoacid CoA transferase, translating into MKHKIVSAQEAVAIVGDGDTVATSGFVGIGTPDELLAALAQRHADDGHPRDLSLVFAAGQGDGKERGLNRLARDGLLKRVIGGHWGLIPHVAELALAERIEAYNLPQGVISHLYRDIAAGKPGTLSKVGVNTFVDPEREGGRLNALTTRDIVHRQEIGGEPWLFYEGFPITVAFLRGTTADPAGNITMEREALTLDNLAMAMAARNSNGFVVVQVERIAKPGTLHPRQVQIPGVLVDCVVVADPENHHQTYATPYSPGFAHEIAEPLDDGEPMPLTARKLVARRCAFELPPNGVVNLGIGMPEGVARVANEERVLDYITLTAEPGVVGGLPASGLDFGAARNTDALIDQNQQFDFYDGGGLDLACLGMAQADAHGNVNVSRFGAKLAGAGGFINISQNARRLIFAGTFTAGGLEVAVEDGKLRIVNEGKARKFNAAVEQVTFSGDHAVNQGQPVRYVTERCVFALTPDGLELVEVAPGIDIERDILAKMDFTPIVRAPKTMDPRIFADETMGLKDILLSLNLNERISYDEGRNILFLNFEGMQVRSEQDIAEIRDAVAARCEAIGKRVWVIVNYDNVQIPPDLLDSYAEMVRHMEENYYLGVSRYTTSAFLRLKLGTALTRHVAPHIFETPEEARKHLENGADGG; encoded by the coding sequence ATGAAGCACAAGATCGTCTCGGCCCAGGAAGCGGTCGCCATCGTCGGGGACGGGGACACCGTCGCCACGTCGGGCTTCGTCGGCATCGGCACGCCGGACGAGCTGCTGGCGGCGCTGGCGCAGCGCCACGCGGACGACGGCCACCCGCGCGACCTCTCGCTCGTCTTCGCCGCCGGCCAGGGCGACGGCAAGGAGCGCGGGCTGAACCGCTTGGCCCGCGACGGCCTGCTCAAGCGCGTCATCGGCGGCCACTGGGGCCTGATCCCGCACGTGGCGGAGCTGGCGCTTGCCGAGCGCATCGAGGCCTACAACCTGCCCCAGGGCGTGATTTCCCACCTCTACCGCGACATCGCGGCGGGCAAGCCGGGCACGCTCTCCAAGGTCGGCGTGAACACCTTCGTCGATCCCGAACGCGAGGGCGGCCGGCTGAACGCGCTCACCACACGCGACATCGTCCACCGCCAGGAGATCGGCGGCGAGCCCTGGCTGTTCTACGAGGGCTTCCCCATCACCGTGGCCTTCCTGCGCGGCACCACGGCCGACCCCGCCGGCAACATCACGATGGAGCGCGAGGCGCTGACGCTGGACAACCTCGCCATGGCGATGGCGGCGCGCAATTCCAACGGCTTCGTGGTGGTGCAGGTGGAACGCATCGCCAAGCCGGGCACGCTGCACCCGCGGCAGGTGCAGATCCCCGGTGTGCTGGTGGACTGCGTGGTGGTGGCCGACCCGGAGAACCACCACCAGACCTACGCCACGCCCTACTCCCCCGGCTTCGCGCACGAGATCGCCGAGCCGCTGGACGACGGCGAGCCCATGCCGCTCACCGCGCGCAAGCTGGTGGCGCGGCGCTGCGCCTTCGAGCTGCCGCCCAACGGCGTGGTGAACCTGGGCATCGGCATGCCCGAGGGCGTGGCGCGCGTGGCCAACGAGGAGCGCGTGCTGGACTACATCACGCTCACGGCCGAACCGGGCGTGGTGGGCGGCCTGCCCGCCAGCGGCCTGGACTTCGGCGCCGCCCGGAACACCGATGCGCTGATCGACCAGAACCAGCAGTTCGACTTCTACGACGGCGGCGGGCTGGACCTCGCCTGCCTGGGGATGGCGCAGGCGGACGCCCACGGCAACGTCAACGTCTCGCGCTTCGGCGCCAAGCTCGCGGGCGCGGGCGGCTTCATCAACATCTCGCAGAACGCGCGGCGGCTGATCTTCGCCGGCACCTTCACCGCCGGCGGGCTGGAGGTCGCGGTCGAGGACGGCAAGCTGCGCATCGTCAACGAGGGCAAGGCGCGCAAGTTCAACGCGGCCGTGGAGCAGGTCACCTTCTCCGGCGACCACGCCGTGAACCAGGGCCAGCCCGTGCGCTACGTCACCGAGCGCTGCGTCTTCGCGCTCACGCCCGATGGGCTTGAGTTGGTGGAGGTCGCGCCCGGCATCGACATCGAGCGCGACATCCTGGCGAAGATGGACTTCACGCCCATCGTGCGCGCGCCCAAGACGATGGACCCGCGCATCTTCGCGGACGAGACCATGGGCCTGAAGGACATCCTGCTGTCCCTGAACCTCAACGAGCGCATCAGCTACGACGAGGGGCGCAATATCCTCTTCCTCAACTTCGAGGGCATGCAGGTGCGCAGCGAGCAGGACATCGCCGAGATCCGCGACGCCGTGGCCGCGCGGTGCGAGGCGATCGGCAAGCGCGTCTGGGTGATCGTCAACTACGACAACGTCCAGATCCCGCCCGACCTGCTGGACAGCTACGCCGAGATGGTCCGGCACATGGAAGAGAATTACTACCTGGGCGTCTCGCGCTACACCACCAGCGCCTTCCTGCGCCTGAAGCTGGGCACCGCGCTCACCCGCCACGTCGCCCCGCACATCTTCGAAACCCCCGAAGAAGCGCGGAAGCACCTGGAAAACGGGGCGGACGGGGGCTGA
- a CDS encoding RNA pyrophosphohydrolase — MSKQRAQQPSPEEIEQLPYRPCVGLMLLNKKGQVFIAQRVDVRGGAWQMPQGGIDPGETPADAAMRELEEEIGTANAEILAESQHWHSYDLPPWLIPKVWGGKYRGQSQRWFLLRFLGSDDEIDLTRHHQEFQAWRWADLSELPELIVPFKRDVYDKVIAEFRPVVAELQHEST; from the coding sequence ATGAGCAAACAACGGGCGCAACAGCCGTCCCCGGAAGAGATCGAACAGCTACCCTACCGCCCGTGCGTCGGGCTGATGCTGCTCAACAAGAAGGGACAGGTCTTCATCGCGCAGCGCGTGGACGTGCGCGGCGGCGCCTGGCAGATGCCCCAGGGCGGCATCGACCCCGGTGAAACCCCCGCGGACGCCGCGATGCGCGAGCTGGAGGAGGAGATCGGCACCGCCAACGCCGAGATCCTGGCGGAAAGTCAGCACTGGCACAGCTACGACCTGCCGCCGTGGCTGATCCCCAAGGTGTGGGGCGGCAAGTACCGGGGGCAGAGCCAACGCTGGTTCCTCCTGCGCTTCCTGGGCAGTGACGACGAAATCGACCTGACGCGCCACCACCAGGAATTCCAGGCGTGGCGCTGGGCCGATCTGTCGGAACTGCCGGAGTTGATCGTGCCCTTCAAGCGCGACGTCTACGACAAGGTGATCGCGGAATTCCGCCCCGTCGTGGCGGAATTGCAGCACGAGAGCACGTAA
- the fmt gene encoding methionyl-tRNA formyltransferase, whose translation MRLAFFGTPDFAVPTLRALVEAGHEVACVYTQPPRKAGRGYTEQPTPVQAEAERHGIAVETPERLDDEAVQQRFAELNPDAAVVVAYGLIFPAAMLEAPRLGCLNVHASLLPRWRGAAPIQRAILAGDDETGVTVMKMDSGLDTGPIVMQERVAIAADTNAGELHDSLAEVGARLMPKALTALDAGEVTPQPQDDTWALTAPKLTKADRKLDWRRPAIELERLIRALAPKPGATTTLPDGETLKVLRAEVAPGPPSGTPVGKVLDETTFLVSCGLGSLRLIRVQRSGKSPMDTAAFLRGYALEHGARLQ comes from the coding sequence ATGCGGCTCGCGTTTTTCGGCACCCCGGACTTCGCCGTCCCGACGCTGCGCGCCCTGGTCGAGGCGGGGCACGAGGTCGCGTGCGTCTACACCCAGCCGCCGCGCAAGGCCGGGCGCGGCTACACGGAACAGCCGACCCCCGTGCAGGCGGAAGCCGAGCGGCACGGCATCGCCGTGGAAACGCCCGAGCGCCTGGACGACGAGGCGGTGCAGCAGCGCTTCGCGGAGCTGAACCCGGACGCCGCGGTGGTCGTGGCCTACGGCCTGATCTTCCCCGCGGCCATGCTGGAAGCGCCGCGCCTGGGCTGCCTGAACGTGCACGCCTCGCTGCTGCCGCGCTGGCGCGGCGCGGCCCCGATCCAACGCGCCATCCTGGCCGGCGACGACGAAACCGGCGTCACCGTGATGAAGATGGACAGCGGGCTCGACACCGGCCCCATCGTCATGCAGGAGCGCGTCGCCATCGCCGCCGACACCAACGCCGGGGAGCTGCACGACAGCCTGGCGGAGGTGGGCGCGCGCCTGATGCCGAAGGCGCTGACCGCGCTGGATGCGGGCGAGGTCACGCCGCAGCCGCAGGACGATACCTGGGCGCTGACCGCGCCCAAGCTGACCAAGGCCGACCGCAAGCTGGACTGGCGCCGCCCCGCGATCGAGCTGGAGCGCCTGATCCGCGCGCTGGCGCCCAAGCCCGGCGCGACCACCACGCTGCCCGACGGCGAGACGCTCAAGGTGCTGCGCGCCGAGGTTGCGCCCGGCCCGCCCTCGGGCACGCCGGTCGGCAAGGTGCTGGACGAGACGACCTTCCTGGTGTCCTGCGGCCTGGGCTCGCTGCGCCTGATCCGCGTCCAGCGCAGCGGCAAGAGCCCCATGGACACCGCGGCCTTCCTTCGCGGCTACGCGCTGGAGCACGGCGCCCGGCTGCAATGA
- the dapD gene encoding 2,3,4,5-tetrahydropyridine-2,6-dicarboxylate N-succinyltransferase translates to MTQQDLQQTIDEAFEQRDSITPETGGAVREAVETALNGLDAGTYRVAEKVDGEWTVNQWLKKAVLLSFRLYPNATIGGGPRGDQFGEGTWFDKVPSKFAGWTDADFQQAGFRAVPGCWVRRSAHIAPKVVLMPSFVNVGAHVDAGTMVDTWATVGSCAQVGKNVHLSGGAGIGGVLEPLQANPVVIEDNVFVGARAEVAEGVIVEEGAVLAMGVYLGASTPIVDRQTGEVTRGRVPAYSVIVPGTLPGKPLPDGSPGPSTYCCVIVKRVDEKTRQKVSINELLR, encoded by the coding sequence ATGACGCAGCAGGATTTGCAGCAGACCATCGACGAGGCGTTCGAGCAGCGCGACTCCATCACGCCCGAGACAGGCGGCGCCGTGCGCGAGGCGGTGGAGACCGCGCTCAACGGGCTGGACGCCGGGACCTACCGCGTGGCGGAAAAGGTCGACGGCGAGTGGACCGTCAACCAGTGGCTGAAGAAGGCGGTGCTGCTGTCCTTCCGCCTCTACCCGAACGCCACGATCGGCGGCGGCCCGCGCGGCGATCAGTTCGGCGAGGGCACCTGGTTCGACAAGGTGCCGTCCAAGTTCGCGGGCTGGACCGACGCGGACTTCCAGCAGGCCGGCTTCCGCGCCGTGCCCGGTTGCTGGGTGCGCCGGTCCGCGCACATCGCGCCCAAGGTCGTGCTCATGCCCAGCTTCGTGAACGTGGGCGCGCACGTGGACGCGGGCACGATGGTAGACACCTGGGCCACGGTCGGCTCCTGCGCCCAGGTGGGCAAGAACGTGCACCTCTCCGGCGGCGCCGGCATCGGCGGCGTGCTGGAGCCGTTGCAGGCCAATCCCGTGGTCATCGAGGACAACGTCTTCGTCGGCGCGCGCGCCGAGGTGGCCGAGGGCGTCATCGTCGAGGAGGGCGCCGTGCTGGCGATGGGCGTCTACCTGGGCGCCTCCACGCCCATCGTGGACCGCCAGACGGGCGAGGTGACGCGCGGGCGCGTCCCGGCCTATTCCGTGATCGTGCCGGGCACGCTGCCGGGCAAGCCGCTGCCCGACGGCAGCCCCGGCCCGAGCACCTACTGCTGCGTTATCGTCAAGCGCGTGGACGAGAAGACGCGGCAGAAGGTCTCCATCAACGAGCTGCTGCGGTAA
- the def gene encoding peptide deformylase: MAELPILVAPDQRLKKRSEPVTQVDDELRRLMDDMLETMYAAPGVGLAAPQVGVNKRVLVADASREGEEPQPYRMVNPEVVWTGEETETQEEGCLSLPEVYAEITRPRQATIRYLDENGAEQTVEAEGFLATVLQHEIDHLNGVLFIDYLSSLKKNMILRKLAKQYKGGKSRKNRAKETAA; encoded by the coding sequence ATGGCCGAACTTCCCATCCTCGTGGCGCCGGACCAGCGCCTGAAAAAGCGCAGCGAGCCCGTGACGCAGGTCGACGACGAGCTGCGCCGGCTCATGGACGACATGCTGGAGACGATGTACGCCGCACCCGGCGTGGGCCTGGCCGCGCCGCAGGTGGGCGTGAACAAGCGCGTGCTGGTCGCCGACGCCTCGCGCGAAGGGGAAGAGCCCCAGCCCTACCGCATGGTCAACCCCGAGGTGGTGTGGACCGGCGAGGAGACCGAGACGCAGGAGGAGGGCTGCCTCTCCCTGCCCGAGGTCTACGCCGAGATCACCCGCCCCCGCCAGGCGACGATCCGCTATCTGGACGAAAACGGCGCCGAACAGACCGTCGAGGCCGAGGGCTTCCTCGCCACGGTGCTCCAGCACGAGATCGACCATCTCAACGGCGTGCTCTTCATCGACTACCTGAGTTCGCTGAAGAAGAACATGATCCTGCGCAAGCTCGCCAAGCAGTACAAAGGCGGCAAGAGCCGCAAGAACCGCGCGAAAGAGACGGCGGCCTAG
- a CDS encoding divergent polysaccharide deacetylase family protein, giving the protein MTPPYGPEFDDDPEPRGPSRALVGAWMALAAVLGLAVGYAVVSGTPDRLGERTAYSTSLPPVAEPDGGGSTSGSDTTASRPLTPEGGVPLRPLRDTTVDSPAAPEVGVPADTGSQSGDAARTPTPQAPAVPTEVAGTEPPAIPEQAGQNTPQQPASDEAWRRHARDAAGVPAGFDRIAVVVRGLGLKRAVTKRAIAELPGAVSLSFSPYGSQLDAWMQRAREAGHELLMDLPMQPKGFPVPDPGGMALKLKADPARNLERLENVLGAGDSLVGAVARWGSAFVERRQAVAPILRDLKKRGLIYVANGRSRSDVTAEVAGEIELPHLSADAILDRRPISRAVVDSWLAAAERIAQDSGLALVLVNAYPMTLDALTRWSQTLKARGIALVPVSAALAQPAAEQAARLR; this is encoded by the coding sequence GTGACCCCGCCGTACGGGCCCGAGTTCGACGACGACCCCGAGCCCCGCGGTCCCTCGCGGGCGCTCGTCGGGGCGTGGATGGCGCTGGCGGCCGTCCTCGGGCTGGCGGTGGGGTACGCCGTGGTTTCGGGGACGCCCGACCGGCTGGGCGAGCGCACCGCCTACTCGACGAGCCTGCCGCCCGTCGCGGAGCCGGACGGCGGCGGCAGCACCAGTGGGAGCGACACGACCGCCAGCCGGCCACTGACCCCGGAGGGGGGGGTACCGCTCCGCCCGCTCCGCGATACCACGGTCGACTCCCCGGCCGCACCGGAGGTCGGGGTGCCGGCGGACACGGGATCGCAAAGCGGCGACGCCGCACGGACGCCAACGCCGCAGGCGCCCGCCGTTCCCACCGAGGTTGCCGGAACCGAACCGCCGGCCATCCCCGAGCAGGCCGGACAAAACACCCCCCAGCAGCCGGCCAGCGACGAGGCGTGGCGGCGGCACGCCCGCGACGCGGCCGGCGTGCCGGCGGGCTTCGACCGCATTGCCGTCGTCGTGCGGGGGCTGGGTCTGAAGCGCGCCGTCACCAAGCGCGCCATCGCGGAGCTGCCGGGCGCGGTGTCGCTGTCCTTCTCGCCCTACGGCAGCCAACTGGACGCCTGGATGCAGCGTGCGCGGGAAGCCGGGCACGAACTGCTGATGGACCTGCCCATGCAGCCCAAGGGCTTTCCCGTGCCCGACCCCGGCGGCATGGCGCTGAAGCTGAAGGCGGACCCGGCGCGCAACCTCGAACGGTTGGAAAATGTCCTGGGCGCGGGCGATTCGCTCGTGGGCGCGGTCGCGCGGTGGGGCTCCGCGTTCGTGGAGCGGCGGCAGGCCGTCGCGCCCATCTTGCGGGACCTGAAGAAGCGCGGGCTGATCTACGTCGCCAACGGGCGCTCGCGCAGCGACGTGACGGCCGAGGTGGCCGGCGAGATCGAGCTCCCGCACCTGTCCGCGGATGCCATCCTCGACCGCCGGCCGATCAGCCGCGCCGTGGTGGACAGCTGGCTTGCGGCCGCCGAACGCATTGCGCAGGACTCCGGACTGGCGTTGGTGCTCGTGAACGCGTATCCGATGACGCTGGATGCGCTCACGCGCTGGAGTCAGACCCTGAAGGCGCGCGGGATCGCGTTGGTTCCCGTCTCGGCGGCGCTGGCGCAGCCGGCTGCGGAGCAGGCCGCGCGGCTGCGCTGA
- the truA gene encoding tRNA pseudouridine(38-40) synthase TruA: protein MTRFKLVLEYDGAGFVGWQRQATGVGVQQAVEEAVYAFSGETPTVVAAGRTDSGVHALGQVAHVDIEKTVPTGRVRDALNHFLRPRGVAVVGAEAVSDDFHARFSATERGYLYRILNRRAPPALDRGRVWWVPMALDADAMQAGARHLVGRHDFTSFRASECQADSPVKTLDHLAVARDGDEIHITARALSFLHNQMRIIAGTLQFVGQGKFTPEDVARALNARARSAAGPTAPPEGLYLTHVAYDGT from the coding sequence ATGACCCGCTTCAAGCTGGTGCTGGAATACGACGGCGCCGGCTTCGTCGGCTGGCAGCGCCAGGCCACCGGCGTGGGCGTGCAGCAGGCCGTGGAAGAGGCCGTCTACGCTTTTTCCGGCGAGACGCCGACGGTCGTCGCCGCCGGCCGCACGGACTCGGGTGTGCACGCGCTCGGCCAAGTGGCGCACGTCGACATCGAAAAGACCGTGCCGACGGGCCGCGTGCGCGACGCGCTCAACCACTTCCTGCGCCCGCGCGGCGTCGCCGTGGTCGGCGCCGAGGCCGTGAGCGACGATTTCCACGCCCGCTTTTCCGCCACGGAGCGCGGCTACCTCTACCGCATCCTGAACCGCCGCGCGCCGCCGGCCCTGGACCGCGGGCGCGTGTGGTGGGTGCCCATGGCGCTCGACGCCGACGCCATGCAGGCAGGCGCCCGGCATCTCGTCGGGCGGCACGATTTCACGTCCTTCCGCGCCAGCGAGTGCCAGGCGGACTCCCCGGTGAAGACGCTGGACCACCTGGCCGTCGCGCGCGACGGCGACGAGATCCACATCACCGCGCGCGCGCTTTCCTTCCTGCACAACCAGATGCGCATCATCGCGGGCACACTGCAATTCGTCGGCCAGGGCAAGTTCACGCCCGAGGACGTCGCCCGCGCCCTGAACGCGCGCGCCCGCTCGGCCGCCGGCCCCACGGCGCCACCCGAGGGCCTGTACCTGACGCACGTGGCCTACGACGGAACCTGA
- a CDS encoding cupin domain-containing protein, whose protein sequence is MDAATVIARLGLTPHPEGGAYRETFREPDPAGGRDRTSAIYYLLAAGEVSHWHRVDASEVWHHYTGDPLALAISPDGVTVERIVLGSDLAAGHRPQAVVPAWAWQSAETRGAWTLAGATVTPAFTFDGFELAPADWAPGVS, encoded by the coding sequence GTGGACGCCGCCACCGTCATCGCCCGCCTGGGCCTGACGCCCCATCCCGAGGGCGGGGCCTACCGCGAGACCTTCCGCGAGCCCGATCCGGCCGGCGGGCGCGACCGCACCAGCGCGATCTACTACCTGCTGGCGGCGGGCGAGGTGTCGCACTGGCACCGCGTGGACGCCAGCGAGGTCTGGCACCACTACACGGGCGATCCGCTGGCGCTCGCGATCTCGCCGGACGGCGTGACGGTCGAGCGCATCGTGCTGGGCAGCGATCTGGCGGCGGGGCACCGGCCACAGGCCGTGGTCCCGGCGTGGGCGTGGCAATCGGCGGAAACGCGGGGCGCCTGGACGCTCGCGGGCGCGACCGTGACGCCCGCCTTCACCTTCGACGGCTTCGAGCTGGCGCCCGCCGACTGGGCGCCCGGGGTGTCATGA
- a CDS encoding pyrimidine 5'-nucleotidase, whose amino-acid sequence MAGEAASVPVWVFDLDNTLYPASSRLFDQVDARMGAFVQDALGIADRDEARRIQKQYLREHGTTLRGLMDRHGVDPDAFMAYVHDIDLSPLAPDPALDAALSALAGRKLIFTNGPEAHASAVLHRLGIARHFEALVDFAATGHRPKPDRRAYTALIERHGVAPERAVFLDDMPRNLAPAAELGMTTVWVENDSRWARLDHTGEEPFIHHRTRDLVGWLQRRTRAA is encoded by the coding sequence GTGGCGGGCGAAGCGGCGAGTGTACCCGTCTGGGTGTTCGACCTGGACAACACCCTCTATCCCGCGTCCTCGCGCCTGTTCGATCAGGTCGACGCGCGCATGGGCGCGTTCGTGCAGGACGCGCTCGGCATCGCCGACCGCGACGAAGCGCGCCGCATCCAGAAGCAGTACCTGCGCGAGCACGGCACCACGCTGCGCGGGCTGATGGACCGCCACGGCGTCGATCCCGACGCCTTCATGGCCTACGTCCACGACATCGACCTCTCGCCGCTGGCCCCCGACCCGGCCCTGGACGCGGCGCTGAGCGCGCTCGCCGGGCGCAAGCTCATCTTCACCAACGGCCCCGAGGCCCACGCCAGTGCCGTGCTGCACCGCCTGGGCATCGCGCGCCACTTCGAGGCCCTGGTCGACTTCGCCGCCACCGGCCACCGGCCCAAGCCCGACCGCCGCGCCTACACCGCGCTCATCGAGCGCCACGGCGTTGCCCCCGAGCGTGCGGTCTTCCTCGACGACATGCCACGCAACCTCGCCCCCGCCGCCGAGCTGGGCATGACCACGGTGTGGGTGGAAAACGACAGCCGGTGGGCGCGCCTCGACCACACGGGCGAGGAGCCCTTCATCCACCACCGCACGCGCGACCTTGTCGGCTGGTTGCAGCGCCGCACACGGGCCGCTTGA
- the dapE gene encoding succinyl-diaminopimelate desuccinylase — protein MAAVTAPDPVELAQRLIRCPSVTPAEGGALDELETVLGGLGFRCTRLTFTEPGTADVANLYARIGTGSPHIAFAGHTDVVPVGDTAAWSVDPFGGQRVGDEVIGRGAVDMKGAIAAFVAAVGRLLEERGGDPGGSISFLITGDEEGPSINGTRKLLEWMQAEGEQPEMCVVGEPTSEAALGDTIKVGRRGSLTARLTVHGTQGHTAYPHKADNPVHHLTRALRRLIDEPIDDGSSHFEPSQLQITSVDVGNPAHNVIPASATATLNVRFNDRHTSDHVLGWIRARVHAETTNFELTPRISGESFLSPPGALTDALAAAVQEVTGRTPALGTGGGTSDARFIKDLCPVAELGLRNATAHQVDERTTTQELRELCAIDHAALRRLLAP, from the coding sequence ATGGCCGCCGTCACCGCCCCGGACCCGGTGGAGCTGGCCCAGCGCCTGATCCGCTGCCCGAGCGTCACCCCGGCGGAGGGCGGCGCGCTCGACGAGCTGGAGACGGTGCTCGGCGGCCTGGGCTTCCGCTGCACGCGCCTCACCTTCACCGAGCCGGGCACGGCGGACGTCGCCAACCTCTACGCCCGCATCGGCACCGGCTCGCCGCACATCGCCTTCGCCGGCCACACCGACGTCGTGCCCGTGGGCGACACGGCGGCCTGGTCCGTCGACCCCTTCGGCGGCCAGCGGGTTGGGGACGAGGTGATCGGCCGCGGCGCGGTGGACATGAAGGGCGCCATCGCCGCCTTCGTCGCCGCTGTCGGCCGCTTGCTGGAAGAGCGCGGCGGCGATCCGGGCGGCAGCATCAGCTTCCTCATCACCGGCGACGAGGAAGGCCCCTCCATCAACGGCACGCGCAAGCTGCTGGAGTGGATGCAGGCCGAGGGCGAACAGCCGGAGATGTGCGTCGTCGGCGAGCCCACGAGCGAGGCGGCGCTGGGCGACACCATCAAGGTCGGCCGGCGCGGCAGCCTGACGGCGCGGCTGACGGTGCACGGCACCCAGGGCCACACGGCCTATCCGCACAAGGCGGACAACCCCGTCCACCACCTCACCCGCGCGCTGCGGCGGCTGATCGACGAGCCCATCGACGACGGCAGCAGCCACTTCGAGCCGTCTCAGCTTCAGATCACCAGCGTCGACGTGGGCAACCCGGCCCACAACGTGATCCCGGCTTCGGCGACGGCGACGCTCAACGTGCGCTTCAACGACCGCCACACCAGCGACCACGTGCTGGGCTGGATTCGCGCGCGAGTCCACGCCGAAACCACCAACTTCGAGCTGACCCCGCGCATTTCCGGGGAATCCTTCCTCTCGCCGCCGGGCGCGCTGACGGACGCCCTCGCCGCGGCGGTGCAGGAGGTGACCGGGCGCACGCCCGCGCTCGGCACGGGCGGCGGCACCTCGGACGCGCGCTTCATCAAGGACCTCTGCCCCGTGGCGGAGCTGGGCCTGCGCAACGCCACGGCCCACCAGGTCGACGAGCGCACGACGACGCAGGAGCTGCGCGAGCTGTGCGCCATCGACCACGCCGCCCTGCGCCGGTTGCTCGCGCCCTGA